The stretch of DNA GTGAGCCAATCCACCAGCCGCACAAGGAGTTTACCGTGACCGGACAACCACTTCCTGTGGACTGGAAACGCAATGGGGCGATCGTCGAGATCGTGTTGAACGGGGCCCCAGCCAATGCCCTGAGTCCAGACATCGTCAAGGGTCTGCACGCCGCGATGGATTCCGATGAGGTTACCCACGCCAAAGTCGTCGTGTTGAGTTCGGCGGTGGAAGACTTCTTCGCCGCAGGCGCGGACATCAAGCACATGTCTTCAGTAGACGCGACATCGTTCCGCGCCTACGGCGACGGTCTACGCGGCGCTGTTGAACGCCTCGCCTCCCTGCCCTTGGTCTCCGTCGCCGCCATCGACGGCGTGGCCCTAGGCGGCGGTCTCGAGCTGGCGATGGCATGCACGATGCGCGTCGCCGCGGCAGGTGCCCGGTTGGGACTTCCCGAGGTCAAACTCGGTCTGATCCCCGGCGCCGGAGGTACCCAGCGGCTGCCCCGCCTGGTCGGCCGCGGCCGCGCCCTGGACATCATGCTCACCGGGCGTCAGGTCGAGGCGGACGAAGCGTACTGGATCGGACTCGTCGACCGGCTCGCCGAGCCGGGCGAAACCGCCCGCTCGGCAGCGCTACGACTCGCCCATGAGTTATCGGCTGTGTCGACACCTGCTCAGCTCGCCGTGGTGCGCACCGTCGATGCCGCCTACGACCGACCCCTGCACGACGGATTGCGCTTCGAGGTCGAGCAGATCCAAGAGCTTTTCGAGCGGGGCGAAGCCGTCGAGGGTATCCGCGCATTTATCGCCAAACGCACTCCTGAATTCGTCTGAAAACAAGGGACTTTAGATGGATATCGCGCCACATGTCGGTGGCCCGTCGCGAACGTCGTACGGTATCAACGCATTCGGTTGCGGTAGCGGGCGGCAGCGGTTCGACACGATAACCGAACTCGGCCGCGAGGCCGAGGCGGTGGGATGCGCTGCGGTGTGGTCCAGTGAGCTGTACAGCCGCTCGGCGACGATACCGATGGCGGTGCTGGCCGCCACGACGCGCCGAGTGCTCATCGGGTCGAACATCGCCTACGGTGTGGGCCGATCGCCGCTGATGTGGACGGCCGAGGCGCGCGATCTCGACGAGTTATCCGGTGGCCGGCTAATCCTGGGGCTTGGCAACGGCACCGCCACGATGATGCAGAACTGGCACGGCACCAGCGGGCAGGCGCCCGCGGCTCGGATGGCCGAACTGATCGTCGTGCTGCGCAAGCTCTGGCGGCTGCACGAAGGGCCGGTGCACCACGACGGCCAGTTCTACACCGTGCACGTCGTGCCCGGTGCCGATATGTCGCCTCCGCTGCGCGATCATCTGCCCATCTGGATCGCCGGTGTCAACCCTTTGATGCTGCGCACAGCAGGGCAGGTGGCCGACGGGATCATCGGGCATCCGATGTTCACCGCCGACTACGTCGAACAGGTGGTGCGCCCCGAAATCGCCGCAGGCGCAAGCCAGGCCGGTCGCGCCGCCGACCAGATCGTCGTCACCGGAATCCGGATGTGCGCGATCGACGACGACGAGGAAGCGGCAAGACGGCGGGCGGCCTTCGCGATCGGCCAGTACGCCGCATCGAGGGTCTATGACCGACTGTTCGCTCTGCACGGCTGGTCGGGCGCCCAGCTAGAGATCCGCGAAGCGGCACGGGATCGTGACAGCGCCGCCCTGATCGCGGCGGTCCCGGATGCGGCCGTCGACGCGATCGCCGTCGCGTGCACACCGCAAGACTTCCCCGCGCGCCTGCAAGCGGCCTCGCAGGGATTCGACCATGTCGACGCGACCGCACCGCCGTGGGGGCTTTCCGACGAACAGACGCTGGCGGCCACCCACCAGATCCTGGCGGGAATTCGGGCCGTGCTCAGCGGTTCGTCGTCACCGGTGCTGAACGGCAACGGGCAACGAACGGAGATTGTTTGATGATCGATCGCGAACGCCAGTATCAGACCCTGGCAGTCGAATCGCCCGCCGATGGTGTGGTCCAGGTGACGCTGAACCGGCCCGAGCGGCTCAACGCGATGACGGTTCCGATGTTCGACGAGCTGGAATCGCTGGCGCGCGCGATCGGCGAGGACCGCGAGGTCCGGGCAATGATCTTGACCGGAGCAGGAAAAGCATTCTGCGCGGGCTATGACCTCGACGAAGCAGAAAAACTGCCAACCCTTGGGGCCCTGGGCATGCTCGACCTCCAGGAGCGCGCCGCCCGGGCGCTGAGCGCGGTGCGGGCAATCCCGGTTCCGGTTATCGCCGCGGTCAACGGGCCTGCAGCGGGCGGCGGCATGTCGCTGACCCTGATGGCCGACATCCGGCTGGGTTCCCCCGCGGCGAAGTTCAACGCCGCGTTCGTCCGGATCGGGCTGTCCGCAGGCGACCTGGGCGCCTCGTGGTTACTTCCCCGACTGATCGGCCCCTCGGCGGCCGCCGAAATCGGTTTCACCGGACGCATTGTCGAGGCTGACGAGGCCGAACAGCTCGGCTTGCTCAACCGCGTCACCGGACCCGACGACCTGCTCGAGCAGACGCTGGAGATGGCGCGCAAGATCTGCGCCAACTCCCCCGGCGGGATCCGGATGTCCAAGCGCGCCCTGCAGGCCAACATGGAGATCGCCTCGTTCGCAGCCGCATTGGAGCTGGAAAACCGCGGGCAGGCGCTCTTGACGCGCTGCGACGACATGACCGAGGCATTGGAGGCCTTCAAGGCTAAGCGCCCGGCGAACTTCTCCGGCCGATGAGTGCCTGGAACCGGGTGTCGCGCCGCCCACTGGCCGACATCCTCGAAGAACTGGGCACCGCCCGCACGGTCTCCTTCACCGACCACGGTGACGGAATCGTGGCGATGTCGGTCAATCGCCCCGACAGGGGGAACTCGCAGACCGTGGAAATGTTCGGCGAGATCGCCTGGAGCGCAGCGACTCTGCGCAATGCACCACTGCGGGCACTGATCGTCAACGGCGCGGGCGGTAAGGCGTTCTGCACCGGTTTCGACCTGGCTGAGGTCGATGTCCTGACCCGAATGTCAATCCCGGAGTTCACCGACCTGGTGGAGACGGCGGCCGCCGGCTCCACCGGACTGCGAGCGCTGCCCTATCCGGTGATCGCCGCCGTCAGCGGTCCGGCCGCCGGGGGCGGGCTGTCACTGGCGCTGGCCACCGATATCCGGGTCGCCGATGCAACCGCGAGTTTCAGCGCCGGCTTCGTGCGCATCGGGCTGTCGATCGGTGAGCTCGGCACGTCATGGAATCTGATCCGGCTTGTCGGGTATGGCCGTGCCGCCGAACTGGCGTACACCGGGCGGACGGTGCGAGCCGCCGAAGCCAAGCGCATCGGGCTGGTGGACCGTCTCACCGAGACCGGCACGGCGTACGACGCCGCGATCGAGCTTGCTCAAGCCATCACGGCCAACCCCGAATACGGTGTGCGGTCAGCCAAGAACGCGCTCGTGCGCAACATGGAGAACACCTCGTTGTGGGCTGGCCAGGAAATGAGCAGCCGCGGGCAGACACTGACCGTGCAGATGGGTGCCCCGTGACCACAGCTGAACAAAAAGACCGCGGCCTTCGGGCCGCCGATGATTTGCGGCATCGAGCCGTGGCCGGGGAACGCACTCGCGACAGCCTTTTCTGGCAGCTGACCATGCCCGAGCATCAGCTCGGCGTGCAGGTCTACCTCTACCTCACCGGTAGCGGCAAAGCCGGCTACAACGTGTGCGTATGGGGGCCCGATGCACAGCCGCTGGCCATGCATCTGCACAACGGACGGGTACCCGATCACGCCGACCTCGACGACTTCTCATTCGACGGACTAACGCTGGCCCAGCCGGAGCCGCTGAAGTCCTGCCTGATGGCCTACGACCGCGACGACGTCCGAATCGAGTTCGCCTTCACCGGCATTCACGATGCGTTCAGCTACCGCAGCAATCCCGACGGGCTGCCGTCGTGGTTCGCGCAGAATCGCATCGAGCAGACCGGCCGGGTGCGCGGTGGGATCGACATCGCCGGACGACACATCCCGTGGGACCGGATGGGGCATCGCGATCATTCGTGGGGAGTTCGGGACTGGGGTGTACCCCAGCATTGGAAATGGTTCGTCGCTTACACGGAATCGGGCCGCGCAGTCAACGGGTGGATCTGGATCGCCAGAGGTGTCTGGGGTTTCGCCGGATACGTTGCGCGTGACGGGGTTACGCACGCGGTCAGCGGAATCGAACACCACGCCGACTACGGGGACCAGATGCACCAGCGCCGGCTGCAGGCCACCTTGATCGACGTTGCCGGTGGCCGCACCGAGCTGGAGCTCGACGTCTTCGGGGTCATCGAGTTACCGACCCATGACAGGGCGCAAACGGTGATCCGCGAAGGCGCCTGTCGAGCCACCATCGACGGCGAACCGGGCGCGGGTCAATTCGAAACACATTGGCATGGCGCCTATCTGGACTATCTGATACGGCAGCACACCTGATGTGGACATGGTCGGACGGCCAGCTTGACGACCTTGGCCGGTTCTTGGCCGGACACGGGCTGTGCGGCCCGGCGGTGACCGCCACCGCCATCGGAGACGGCCATTCCAACCTGACATTCCTGGTGTCAGACGGCAATTCGCAAGTGGTGGTGCGCCGGCCACCACCGCCGCCGATGCCACCGGGTGCCCACGACGTATTGCGTGAAGCCCGACTGCTGGCGGCACTCGCGGACACCGAGGTCCCTGCGCCGCGCGTGTTGGCCACCGCGGCCGTCGGCGAGCTGCTCGACGTTCCATTGTTCGTCATGGACTACGTCGAGGGGGCAGTGATCACCGAAGCAACGCCGGCATCGCCGCATGACCAGGGGCTGCGGCGGTGCATCGGCGAATCACTGGTGGATACGTTGGCCGCCCTGCACGCCGTGCCCTGGCGTGAGGTCGGGCTCGACGGTTTCGGTCGGCCCGAGGGATTCAACACGCGCCAGTTGCAGCGTATGCGGTCGCTGGTCGCGATTGACGGCGACGTGCCGAAGGCCTTCTCTACTCTTGATGACTGGCTGTGCGCGCACGTGCCAGCCGAGTCGGCAACCTCGATCGTCCACAATGATTTTCGCATCGGCAACACGATCGTCGACCTGCAAACCGGTTGTGTCGCGGCGGTTCTGGACTGGGAGCTTGCCACCATCGGTGATCCGCTTGCCGACCTGGGATACCTTCTCACCTCATACCCGGCGCCGGGCGAGCCGCTCGTTCCGACCGCGGCGATGGGCGCCGCCGTGCTTGAGCCGGGCTACCCGAGCCGTGCCGAGCTGCTCGACCGCTATGCCGAGCGCAGCGGCGCCGACGTGTCGAACGTCAATTGGTATGCGACCCTTGCGATGTTCAAACTCGCCGCGCTCTACGAATACAGTCGCAGGCGCTTCGAAGCCGGTGTGGGCGACCCGTATTACGCCGATGCGGAACTGGTCGAGTCCTTCCTGGACGCAGGCGCACGGCTGGCCGGCGCGCTCAACTGATCCACGTCGCTTGGCTACTCGGCGTCGGCACCATTAGCGTTGTGCCCGCCTCCATCCAGCGCGGCCAGGAGCTGGGACCGAATCCGCGTGGACAGCCTCCAGGGAGCGACAACCTGGACCAGACAAGGGATCTACATCCAGAACCTGACGAAGATCGCCGCGCTGACCGCGTCCACCAAGGCAAGTCGCTGACCTCTCTTGAAGCCGCTGACCCGGCGGTCGGTTTGGCCGGTGCTATACCGAGCGTGCCGACTTGGCGGCCGCTGAGGAGGCCTTGCTGCGCTCCCGGGCTTCGGCCCAGTCGGCATCGCTCATCGCCGTGAGACCGGCGAAGGTGTTCGGCCCGGCCAGACGCTGACCACCGTCCATTGCGATGGTTTCGCCGGTCAGGTAGTCGCAGGCGTCCGAGAACGCGAAGATGGTCAGGTTGGCCAACTCGTCGATCGTTCCGGAGCGGCCGAGCGGAATCTGATCCACCTGCGTGGCCCCCACCGAACTCTTGTCGGTCGGGTTGAGCATCTCCCAGGCGTACTCGGTCGGGATGGGTCCGGGCGCAAGGGCGTTGATCCTGATCCCGTATCTCCCCCACTCCACCGCCAGTGACATTGTCATCGCATGCACCGCCGCCTTGGCCATGGCCGACGGCACCACGAATGCCGACCCGGACCACACCCATGTGGTGAGGTTCGACAGCACCGCACCGGGCAGACCCGCCGCGATCCAGCGCTTGCCGACGGCCACTGTGGTGTTGAACGAACCCGTCATCACAGTCGACGTCACCGCCTCGAAAGCCCGCTGACTCAGCGTGGCAGTCGGGGCGATGAAGTTGGCCGCGGCGTTGTTGAGCAGCCCGGTCAGCGGCCCGTGCCGCTCCCAGATCTCGCTGACTGCAGCGTCCACCGACGCGGAATCGCGCACATCGACGGCCTGATAGTGTGCCGCGCCCGCACGGCCGCCGGCGACCTCCTCGGCGGCCTCGGCCAATACCGCCTCGCGTCTGCCCCACAAGTGCACCTGGGCGCCGTAGCTGACCAGGTGCGCCGCCACCCCCCGGCCCAGGCCGGTCCCGCCGCCGGTGATCAGGATCCTTTTGTCCGCCAACAGGTCAGGTGCGAAGATGTCGCGCTTCGTTGCGCTCATGGTCGCTGTCCCTTCTCGTCGGCCTACAGGCCGAGGCTCTTGCCGATGATTTCGCGTTGAATCCCGTTGGCGCCACCGTAGATCGGCGGCGCCAACGCCTTGCGAACCTGCATCTCCATGCCGAACTCCACGGTGTAACCGTTCCCACCCATCAGCTGAAGACCTTCCAGGGCCACCGTTTTGGCTACCTCGGTGCACTTCAGTTTGGCCATCGAGCCCTCGCGGGCCAATTGGTCTTCCAAGCCGGCGTCGATCTGTTCGGCTACGTGGTAGACGAAGGCCCGGCAATACTCAATCTCGGTGGCGAGATCGGCGATGGTGTGCCGGACCGCCTGGAAGGCGCCGATGGGTTTGCCGAACTGCTCACGAGTGCGCACGTAGGTGATGGTGTCTTCCAGCGACCGGCGTGCCGCCCCGAGTGACATCGCTGCGATGATGAGCCGTTCCACGTTAAGCCCACGCATCAAGCGGTGCCAGGCATCGCCGATGCCGCCGATGACGTTGGCCACCGGGATCGACACGTCGGTGAAGAACACGTCGTTGACGGTGTGGCCGTCCATCGTCGCGATCGGCCGGATATCCAGGCCAGGCGTGTCCGTCGTGAGGTATAGCAGCGTCAGCCCGTTGTGCTTACCGACGGTGGAGTCGGTGCGCGTGAGCACCAGCAGGTGGTCGGCCAGATGCGCGGCGGTGATCCAGGTCTTCTGGCCGTTGACGACGAACCGGTCGCCGTCACGCACCGCCTTGGTGACCACGCCGCTGAGGTCGGACCCAGCACCGGGCTCGGAGAGTGCGATGGCTTCGAAGTGGCCGCTGCACAGATTGCCCAACACTTCTTTCTTCTGCTGCTCATCACCGTGCCGCAGATAGGTCTGGGCGGCGGTCAGCCCCGTGCCGTAGGCATGGATCGGCGCCAGACCGCGGGCGGTCTCCTCGAGGAAGATGCACTCTTCGACCATCCCAGCGCCCCCACCACCGTAGTCGGCGGGTAGCGATACCCCAAGCCAGCCCAGCTCGGCGAACTGTTTGAGGATCTGCGGGCTATTCGACAGCCGTCCACCATCGGTGAGCGCCTCGCGCTGTTGGGCCGTGGCGCAGTTTCTCGCACAGAACTGCTCGATCGCGGTGGCGAATTCCAACTGATCGGTGGTGAACATCTCGGCGCCATGCCTCTCATCGTCGAACGACAGAGCTATTCGGTCTGACCATATCAAATGTTTGACATTTAAGCCACGCCGAGGCACTCTTGTGGTGCCCGTCACACCAGAGGAGAAGTGATGCTGGCGAACCGCACGACCCAAGCTGCAGATGACATCGATCGCGCCCGTGAGATCGTCCGTCTGACCCGACACGTTCTCAACGGACGCGAACTCTGTCCCAGCTTCGGCGACGATGACCTTAACGCCGCCGATGCGGCGCTATCCGCGGCCCGGCGGGCGCTGTGCGAGTACCTCGAAGGCTCCCTTACGGCTCAGCACGACGGGTGCCACGCCGAGATCGCGGCGTTGCTGCTGCGGTCGGAACTGGCGCAAGTATCGCTGAAGGACGCCATCCTGGCCCGCCACAACCAGATGATGGTCGGCGCGCAGGAAGCACTGAGCGGATTGCGTGGCATGGCGTCCGCTGCCGCCCTCGCCGAGCGCGCACCCGCGGCGGCGTGCCGGATGGGATTCAGCCGAATCCTGTTTTCCGTTATACGCGAGGGCAATTGGATCGCATGCTCGGCATGGGCGGGCGAGGACGAGGAGTTCGCCCAGGCCATGGTCCGGGCCGGTGCGGCTAATCCGCGGCGCCTGACCGGTCAGCTGCTGGAAAACGAGATGGTACGGCGTTCGGTTCCCATCCTGGTCCGCAACCCACAGTCCAACCCTCGCGTTCACCCCGAACTGGTCGCGGTGACCAACACGATGTCCTACGTGGCGGCACCCGTGCTCGGTTGGGGCAGACCGATCGGACTTCTGCACGCCGACCGCACCGAGCGTCCAGGCGTGTATGAGATTGATCGAGATGTGCTGGGAATATTCGCCGAGGGCCTCGGTATCGCATTCGAACGGAACCTGATGATGGACCGCCTCCAGGCGATGCGCCGAGCCGCCGACGCACACCTGCGCGCGGCGAACGCGCTCGCCGACGACTTCACACTCGAAGTGATCGAGCGCGCCGGCCCTGCCTGCGCACCGGTGGAACGGCTGTCGCAGACACCAGAACCGCTGCAGCATAAGACATTCAGCCAGGCCAGCGGCCATCTCAGCGACCTGACCGCCCGAGAAATCGACGTGTTGCGTGGTCTGGCCACCGGTCGGACCAACGCGCAGATCGCTCTGAGTTTATTCGTGGCGGAGGGCACCGTGAAATCACATGTCAAACACATCTTGCGAAAGCTGGGCGCGGCCAACCGAACCGATGCGGTCGCCAGGTATCACCAGCTGCGCGCGTGACGCCACTCTCTTCAGAGGGATCCAAAAGCCCCTCGTCGGGGGACGCGACTTTCGCCGTGTGCCCATAGCGTGACTGTGTGCCGCCGGTCGATCACGCGCTGAATCTCACCACGCAGGCGATCCTGACGTATGGCAGCTGGGCGCTGACCGCTGTGATCCTTGGGCTGGCCATTCGGATGGGGACGCGAGAGCGCACTCCTTTTTACGCGCTCATGGTGTTGGCCGCCATGGTCGGCGCCTTCGCCGAGCCGCTCTACGACGTGGCGATGATGCTCTACTTCTACTCGACAGAGGGCATGTTCACGCATTTCACCGCTTTCGGCGTCCCGCAGCCGATCTGGACGCACAGTGGCTACGTGGTCTTGTACGCCAGCCCAGCAATCTTCATCGCCCGCGCAATCGGGCGGGGGACACTTACCCGGCACGGAGTCTACATCTGGGCCGGCGTCGAGCTGCTGATGTCCATGGTGTTCGAAATGGTCGGCATAAACGGAGGCACGTACAGTTACTGGGGGCCACACGTCTTCCGGATCTTGCAGTACCCGTTGGTGATTGGCGTACTTGAGGCCGCTCAAGTGATCTGCTTCGCCGTGGCGGCATCGCGGCTGCGCGCCCGCTGCGGCAGTCAGTGGCAACTGCTGACTCTGTTCGTCCTGTTTCCGTTCACATTCTTCGGCGCCAACTTCGGCGCGGGCTGGCCCACCATCATCGCCGTGCACCTCGAGCACCCCTCGACGCCAATGATCGCGACGGCAACCGGGCTCAGCATCGGCTTCGCGGTCGTGCTGGTGCGCACGGCGGCGTCTTTTCTGCCGCAAAGATCAGCCACGGGTGACAAGGAAGGCGCCGTGAGGGGATCAGTCGAAACACCCACGCAGCCGCATCCCATCTAGTCAGTCACTCAAGGAACTTGTCTATGGCCGCATCCACACCGACGAACGTCCGTCACGCCTTCTACCTCATTGTCGGGGCCGCGGCGCTGGTGCTGACCTGGCCACACGCATTTTCCTGGATGGCGGCCGGCGGAAACATCCTCAACCCGGTCGCGTTCTTTGGTGACGCGCTGGCGGCCGGCGGCACCGCCGCCTTCCTCACCATCGACATGGCCATAGCGTGGCTGGTGTTCATGGTGTGGGTCGTGACCGACAGCAAGCGGATCGGACTGGGGTACAAGTGGGGCTGGACCTTCGTGGCCTTGTCCTACATCGGCGTATCGATGGCTTTCCCGGTGTATCTGGTCACCCGTGAGCGCTACCTCGACAAGCGCGCCCGCACCCGCGAGTTGACCGCCCAGCCGAACCTGTGATGCGTCAGCGATCTGAGGTCTCGACCAAATTCGACACGAAATCGCGAAGGTTGGCTGGCTGGGCCTGATCCGCAAGACTGGACCCGCCGGTGTCGGCGGCGTCCTGGGCCAGGCGAACCATCTGCGGCCCCTCGTCGATGAGCAACTGGCTAAGCCCAAGCGCGGCACAGGTTCTCAACGCGGGACCTAGGACGCGGATCGCCTCGTCGTGATTGCCGGCAGCATCGAGACAGTGCGCGAGTAGCAGTCTCGCGCGAAGGCGGGCACGGGGGCGGTCATTTTGATCGGCCCGTTGAAGGCAAGCCCGGGCTCGCCCGACGGCTTCGTCACACGCCGAAGGTGTCCCCTCGATCAACTTCATTCGGATCTGTGCAGCCTCGACGAGTTCGGCTGTGTCGCCGTCGGTGTCGCCGAGGCGTTCGGAACTCGAAAGCGTGATTCGCTGTGCGACAAGCTCGTCGACGGGCTCACCCGACAGCGCGGCGATCCGGACACTGTCAAGGAGCAACCCGGCCTGCAACCGCGGGAGTTGCAGTCGCTTGGCGATATCGAGGCCCTCGGCGAGTCGGCTGTGCGCGGCCGCTGCGTCACCTCGGGAAAACTTCAGCAGCGCTCCGGTCCCGAAACTCGCAAGCATGAAGTCGACGATTCCGCCTTCGGCGCCCAACTCATATGCGTCGTCGAGCAGTGCTTCGGCTTCGTGGAGTTGGCCGTGTTCGTACCACAGCTCTCCCAACAGTGCTCCGCCGAGCTTTGCGACGTAGGCGGGGCGACCCGACGGCAGGAGCGCGATACGCATCGCGTGCCGCAGGTGGGCTTCGGCGCCAGCGATGTCGAGCTGCTCGTTGGCGGCAAGCGCGGCAAAACAGTAGCCGTAGCTCACGCTCAGTGTGCCGGAGATCCGATCGTGGAACTGGCGTCCCCACCGCTGCCAGCGCAGCGCGTCATCGAAGTCTGACGCCCGAAGCGCACGAAAGGATGCGAGGTCGGCCGCGCGGCACAGAATGAAGGGCCGTAGCGTGTCGGACCTGTCGACGCACGCCTCAACGGCGGCTACGGTGACGCCGTCGACGCGGTCCTGGAAGGCGGCGATCACGGCGCGAATCAGGTTCATCTCGGCGCGCAGGTCGCCAGCTTCATCCGTTGCGGCCGCGTCCATGCCCAATTCGGCCAGATGTAGCGCCTCCTCGACGGCCGCCAGTCGGTGAAGGACGACATTCGCCCACGCGAGGTCGACTTGAAGCCTCGGGCGCGCGTCGGCATATTGGGCAGGCAGCTTGGCCGCAAGCCCGATCAACGTGCTCATCTGAGACTGTTCCATCAGATCGGTGGCTGCGCGCTCGACAGCGTCCACCGCCTGCCGAGCCTGACCACCGAGGATCAAGTGATCGACAGCCTGGCTGAGCATTTGGTGTTCGGCGAACCACTGCGCGGCTCTGCGGTGTAGCTGTGGTATCCGATCTTCTGCGTCTCGTTCGAGGCGGTGCAGCAGGTACTCGGCGAATAGGTGGTGGTATTCGAACCAGGTTCCCTCGACGTCGGTCCTGCGCAGAAACAGGTCACGTCTCGCGATCTCTTCGAGCAGGTTTCGGCTGCGGCGGTTGTCGGTCAGCGCGGTGGCAAGACCGCTGCAGACCTGTTTGGGGATGCAGGTCGCGAGCAGAAAATCGAGCAGATCCGGTTCGAGGCTGTCCAGGACGTTCGATGCCAGGTACTCGCCCAAAGCTTCGTTGCGCCCGGACAGATGCTCGATGAGCGCGGCCGGATCGGCCTGCTCACGCAGCGTCAGCGACGCCAGCTGCAATGCCGCGGCCCACCCGTCTGTGCACTCCTCCAACTCGGCTATGTGTGCTGCGGTCAGGTGCAGGCCGCATTGATCGACCAGCATCGCCTGGGATTCGGAGGTGTCGAAGCGTAGATGCGTG from Mycobacterium sp. JS623 encodes:
- a CDS encoding serine/threonine-protein kinase — translated: MSSPDDTQRRLATGIVAELEAEGYEDAQPVGRGGFGVVYRCEQPSLDRVVAIKVLNSDRDDLDLEHFAREQRAMGRVSGHPNIVPVLHSGLTFTGRPYIVMPYHSRDTLGSWIKGHGPLEVHEALTIGVRLAGALETAHRAGVLHRDVKPPNVLLTNYGEPQLGDFGIARIAGSRETAANILVGSPSYTAPELFEGGAASVATDVYGLAATLFSLLNGEPPFKFRPGENPIAFARRVLAGPIPDLRANGVPDPVSSALELALDTDPARRPASAVAFGEILRAAGAHVGLTIADVPLELSPLPAQADGAAADIGMAGPTALGHSGPRGPRSPGAYSMRSAHYPPSAPTRFRPPTFTRPTVRRHRILERLGSGRRPKLVLIHAPAGYGKSTLAAQWGEALTRDGLKGAWLAIDSDDNNVGWFLAHLIEAIRRTMPDLADALQQEFDGHVDNAQHYVLNALIDHLHHDKETLVLVLDDWHRVQNTETTDALTYLLENSCHHLHVVVASRNRTGLALSTLRVQGELVEIDATHLRFDTSESQAMLVDQCGLHLTAAHIAELEECTDGWAAALQLASLTLREQADPAALIEHLSGRNEALGEYLASNVLDSLEPDLLDFLLATCIPKQVCSGLATALTDNRRSRNLLEEIARRDLFLRRTDVEGTWFEYHHLFAEYLLHRLERDAEDRIPQLHRRAAQWFAEHQMLSQAVDHLILGGQARQAVDAVERAATDLMEQSQMSTLIGLAAKLPAQYADARPRLQVDLAWANVVLHRLAAVEEALHLAELGMDAAATDEAGDLRAEMNLIRAVIAAFQDRVDGVTVAAVEACVDRSDTLRPFILCRAADLASFRALRASDFDDALRWQRWGRQFHDRISGTLSVSYGYCFAALAANEQLDIAGAEAHLRHAMRIALLPSGRPAYVAKLGGALLGELWYEHGQLHEAEALLDDAYELGAEGGIVDFMLASFGTGALLKFSRGDAAAAHSRLAEGLDIAKRLQLPRLQAGLLLDSVRIAALSGEPVDELVAQRITLSSSERLGDTDGDTAELVEAAQIRMKLIEGTPSACDEAVGRARACLQRADQNDRPRARLRARLLLAHCLDAAGNHDEAIRVLGPALRTCAALGLSQLLIDEGPQMVRLAQDAADTGGSSLADQAQPANLRDFVSNLVETSDR